DNA from Tripterygium wilfordii isolate XIE 37 chromosome 4, ASM1340144v1, whole genome shotgun sequence:
GTAACTATTGATTATCAGAGTGTGCAAGCACACGTTTTCAGAAATTTTGGATATAAGATATTGTATCTTAGTGTGCAAGCACCACAATTGTTAATATGAGATAACATCCACTACTGCATTACAAAACTGAAATATGACAAAGTTGTACTACTTATTGGAACTTGTCCATTACAAACTGAAATATGACAAAGTTGTACCACTTATTGGAACTTTAAACCATCAATCTGAGCCATAAGACTATTTTTCAGCACGTCTACCACTTACTGGAACTTGTCCACCAGAAAATAGTAAAAAGTGTTGAAACACAATTCAATGTGGTAAAACCATGCATGTCGCCAATATGAATTTATGTACAAGACTATTGTTACACCAAATAGTGCAATGGTGTAAGTCACCACAAAGGTCACCCAAAAAAACGCCATGTCCATGAAACCATCATCCACGCTTTCTTCTTTAGAGGGATATATAGGGAGTGGAGCAAAAGGAGTCTCACCACAAGTGTTGTTCAATGGGGGTCCACAGAGAAGAGGATTTCCTTCATAACAACTATCGTTGAATGTCCCGAATTGAGCTTTGAAATCCGGAACTGGGCCTGATAAATTATTATGTGCTACACTAAACACTGCCAAAGTGTTTACCTCGGTCAATTGAGGAGGAATTCGACCATTTAAGTCATTGTAGGAAAGATCGAAACTTTCTAACTGCTTTAGCTTTGAAAATGATGCAGGGATTGAACCACTCAAACTGTTGTGAGATAAATTTAATGCTCTCAGATTACTCAAATTTCCAAATTCAGGGGGAATTTCTCCAAAGAATTGGTTGCAAGATAGATCGATTCCGTACATGTGATCAAGAATGAATCCTGTGTAATTAAGGGAGTTCCTCTTTGATGTAAACTCTACCATTCCTTCCAATGCAGACCTCATAATGTTGAAGTTGTCCCACCCACCTATCTCAAAAGGATACGAGAGGTGGAATCCCATAGTAAACGAAAAATGACTTAGGCAGGGAGGCAAGCGTCCAGAAAGGCTATTTGAGGAGAGATCCAATATGTTTAATCGACTCAAGTTGCATAACTGACTAGCAATATCACCATGGAACTGATTTCCTTGCAAAATAAGAATCCCCAAGCTTGAGAGGTTTCCGATCCAGTTTGGTATTGTGCCACTGAAATTGTTCCCTCCAAAATCCAAAGTAACCAAATCGGTCATATTAAGAAACGATTTTGTCATTGGCCCTCTCAATTTGTTTCTTCTCAAAAGGACATGATTTAGATTTCTCAATTCACTGAAACAATGTGGTATAGGCCCAGATAAATTATTCCTAGAGAGATCCAAGAATTCAAGGTTATAAAGTTTGCAGATTTCTTGCGGAATAGAACCCTCAAATAGATTATCAGACATGCCTATTTCAGACAAGCTTGACATATTGGACATGGATCTTGAAAGCTTGCCTGACAAAGAGTTATGGCTGATATCCAATGTTTTCAAATACTTCAATGATGAGATATCAGGTATTTCTCCTACAAAGTTATTTCCATCTAACAGCAAAACTTCCAAACTTATTGGGTTAAACATGGTAGGAACGAGCCCAGAAAATTTGTTGTTTGAAAGTTTGATGAGCCACAACGGAGTGTTAGCAAAATGCTCTTTTATTTCTCCGGAAAGTTGATTGTTTGAGAGGTATAGAGTATTTAAGGAAATTATCTCACCCAAACTTGGAGGGATGGTACCTTGAAAGGAATTCTCGGATAGATCTAAGCTCCATAGATttggaaaaataaaagatataTTTGATGGAATGTGACCAACTAACTTGTTGTGGGATATGTCTATCATAGACATGTTTAGATTAGGATGTGATGGCAATTGAAATGGGCCGAAAAATGAGTTATCCACCAAGTAAATCTTTTCTAATCTTGTGTTATTCTCAAACAACCAACTGGGAAATGCTCCACCAAACTTTGAACTGTAGAGGCCAAGATATCTCAAGTTGAATTGATGGTATAAGAAGTTGGGAAAATTTGCATTTGAATTATTTGGTATGAAATTTGACAAACTCAATACCTCTGGTTGGAATTTTGGAGTCCAAGAATAAGAGGTGGATTCTTCAATCAATTCGTTACCATCGGCCAGTACCTTTTTAAGGCTTGAGTGGTTTGCGAATGGCTTGAGGGTTACTTGAAAGTGATTATATCGTAGTGAAAgggattcaataaacttgaggTTGGGTATGGGAGTGGAAGCAAGATTTCCTGTGAATTGGTTGTGAGAGAGATCCAAAACACGAATAGATGACAGATTTGCCAAACAAGGTGGAAGTGTCCCTTCAAGTTCATTGTCATCAAGATCAAGCTCCTCCAAGTTTTTTAAGTCGCACCAGCCTGCAATTGAATCATCATGATTTGATaaatgaattttaattttgttgttgaaatgTATTAAGTTGATGAGAGATTTTTTACCTCGATTGGGTAGGGTTCCTTTGAGACCACAGCTACTCAAACGAAGAACTTTGAGAGAAGTGGAAGATCCAACATGAGTTTGAAGAAAATCTTTGTGAAGCCTAGATTCGTCTAGAAACAATTCTTCCAAGGAACTCAAATTAAACAACTCTGTAGCATATATATTAATTCAGTACACATCCACAAGCAAAACCTGCCATATAGTTATtattattcattaaatttgaatattatatataatgggGATAGGGGAGCTCCAATTCTTTATTAAAACcgtgttaaatcatgaattaaaatatgtgttGAATATTTAAGTgttcataatattataatatagtagattttgaaaaaaaaaaatttaatacaaAATTCTAAACCATAAACCTCTAAATCCTTAACTATAAagcccaaaaattaaaaattaaagcctaaaccctaaaccttaaacactaattcctaactcctaaactctaatatgtaattttttaaaaaacatttcatgATTTAACGTAAGTTTTGGGAGGGAATTGAAACCAAAATTGGAGGTAAGAATTGGAGCCCCTCGATCTCATCCCATTGTAgtgaatatatattttaaggAAGTAATATAATGTCATGTAATTATGGAAATATTCTAGAGTTTACCGTTGCCGTCTAAGGTTGTTCCCATTCCATTAGCACTTAAAGAAAGAGagttgagagaagaaaaaccacTCAAAGAGAATATAATGTTGTCATTGAAATGATTATATTCCAGATCGAGCTTCTCCAGTTTCCTTAACCTCAACGACAACATTTCAAATCCTGCAAATAGGTTCAGTAGCAGTCTCTGACAAGTTTAATTAGAATCCATATATACATCTACATAACAAGATATATTGAACTAAAGGAGTTCTCCTATGCGCACTTAAAGTGCGAATCATTTATAAAAGGCATGGATGAGTTAAATGACTAGTGGGACTCACTATTTGAatcccacatatttcaaatcaatagtgAAATCATAAGTTCGCACTTTTAAGTGTGTATAGAATAATTCTCGTATTAAACTATTAAATAATGaaataggatatatatatatatatatatatatattatttacagAATTTGGAAAATAAATGAGTACCTTGGTTCTTCACACAACCAGCTATATGATTGTTGCTCAAATCGAGACTTGTGAGTTgttcaaaagggaaaaaataagaGACGTTGAGATACCACCATTTTGTCTCCGTTGCTCCATAAGCAACATTGAGTTTGGCTATTCTACCAGTTTTGGCATTGCACTCCACCATTTCCCACTCACAACAGTTTGAACTAGTCTCCTCTGCCTTCATAGGCCAATAGAGATTCTTGAAGAATGGTTTGAGTTGCAAGAGAGCCTCCCTCTCTTGCTCCACACACCCATGactccaacccaacaacatcaACATAATTATCACCATTCCTATCCAGTGTTtcatatttctctctctctgtttttttttacagaATTGCTGCTTCtacatggatatatatataggagatcGTGCTTGCTGACAACTTGCATGCTTTGGTCACATCTTGACTTGGGTTCAACCAAAACATCAATGGAAGGTGTATTTTGGCCCAACCCCTGATTTCACCTTCATTTGGGGTCCAATTGGTTACCCTTGTATTTGAATGGTAATTGTATTCACGTTACACGACATTctttagtttaattttaatttttttaattttttacaatCACATTATTACCAGTACTtgacatatattataaaatttgtaattaCAATACCTATCAAAACTTGGTATTTTGATTACGCGTAATAGAATTCCTATCACAATTGCACTACATGCATTCCAAATGGGGCCTAAATGTAATGGTAACAATGGAATTACCAACGTTGCCATTATCATCATCGTTGTCATCAACCCCTTAATTTGCTGACAATTAATCACCTTATAACTCTTAATCACTGACCAgttaataattgaaaaatatattagtCCGGTATCATTGTGAGATACATAAATGATGaaacctttttttgtttttcataatttatatgtatttttattaGCTAAAAATAATATCATCTACTATATACACACTTGCTAATCATCACCTTAATTTTGCCGAACAAGTACATTCTTGTCTTGTACTATTAGATTTGTAAAAATAAACATCATTCTTGTCTTGTTCAAGTAATAGAAGTTGAAGGTCATGCTCTTGTACTTCTTAAACGAGCCATTCATTTACTTGAAACAAACTGAGATTTTGAGGGTGGAATGAAGGTGGGATTACGGCAGGAATCAACAATTCCCTAATTTGGTTGACTTCGACGGGGTGGAATCACAAACTCATTACATCATATATTCGCCCTTTGTAGATAATACTCAAGCTCcccaaaatggtgagaatgatTATTCTACACAAGGATATTGAGTATTAATATGCAAAAGATTATTTTACTCTTATTAGTTAaactaaaacaacaaaaaatattattttattttttaaaaggaaaaatggtaatataaaaattatactatTAAAATTCTCACACTTACACCCACTCTTTATTTCATATTATGGTCGCACTCATCTCACGTTCACCTCACATTCACACTCATTCAATGTTTCACCAAACCTCTTATATACAGTCGTTCATAAGTTCCATAGACTTGAAAATAGTGTATGTGGAAAATATATATCCGACAAAAACAGTGGATGtggaaaatatttttgagaatcGAGCTTCCCAACAAATAGTGAATAgcagaaaattttaaaacaaaagacaGTATATTAACGTGGTTCACCCAATATAAACTACATCCACGAGAGTCGATGCCATTTTTACTATCGTCAAGAAGAATATACAATGAGTTTTTAGTTATTTCAAAGTAATAGACCTAAGGACAATAGAGACATGCTCACTATACCAAAACAGTTGCTCCTTCCCCCGAGAGGCCTGCCGTCTCCCATACTCTCGAACCCATCTGGCCCATGATCAAGACTCCACACAACTTATCAAATATATTCCAAGAAAACAGTTGGTCATAAGTCCCATAACTTGAATCACTGTACGTGGAAAATATATCCCCGACAAAGACTATTGTACGTGGAAAATATATGGTCGATAAGAACTAGTGGCTGAAAAATTTCAACCATCGAAGTGAAATTAAATAGACTAATCGTTAACACGTAAAACACGGGATAGTATTAAATAGTTTGGATATTATTTGTAGGTAGTGCTAGGTACTAACTCATAGGAGCACAAatatcttaaacgaaattttaaaacgttttaaatatcaaaatacatgtttgatttttaaaaaaattgcataTTCAGAATAAGTGCATAAACcactttctaacaagatctatTGTCAATGAATTTTATCGGTACAATCTTAATTCCActatttttttcaatagaatttcaaattccatttttttcaatggaatttcaaaaaacaattaattcaaaactaaaacaaataattctagattgtgctttaaaaaacaatagaatctatattaaaacaataaattttggacaatgaattctgagATAAAATAGTGGAATAAAGTTATTTCACTgattaaattaatggaataaacctgttgggctATCAATatgatgggctacatgtcattttcgattgtttgtaccaaaaataAATCCTACAAGTCAACTGACATGTGGCAAGACGGGACCCACACTGCACAAAAAAGGTCAATCTCCTAGTGACACGTGGCGGAGGCAATGAGAATTTAATACTAACCGATGTTCATTAAATGCTACAATTCAGGGAGTCTTGGTCCTAATGGATAAATTCATTCCAAATGTGGTTTGTTGAATAACTACCGAGATTTTAGCTGGATTACAACAAAGAGGGTCCTCGAGAAACGGAATTTTGTTAGCTAAACAATccagttttctctcaaacatgTTTCCAGTTGAAGCATGACTCCACAAAGCTCAACCCACGTTCGTCTTGCACAACTCAGAAGTTCACATTTTTACATGATCTTCAGTGCAGAAGCAGCAATGAAATGATGCCATGAGCCATGTTCTCATATTTTCGAACATGAAGCCTGAAGACTCGTAAAGTAGAAGTTTTCACGACATCCAAGAGAGTCCATTTCCTCCATAAAGAAGAAGCATGATCAGAGAGATGCTGCCATCATTCCAActttcaggagaaggttgcGGGTACAAAGCCCACTAACCCAGTCACTCAGCAAGCAGCAAGAGAGTGGTCTTACCATGATTCCCATGACATCCCATGACAAACACTTGAGGAAGAACGGAGGAAGTGCTCATCTCTTAGCactataaaaagaagaagatgaagaaatagCAGACTACCCCGCGTCAAACATAGACCCaacgtcttcaatcctttatttgttttcttaggAATGGCTCtggccacttatctttttatttaacaTGACTTCGCACCaactagtacttagatttaTATTTTCAAAAGCCCCCGtggctatgttttagtttaacCTTATAAACACGCCTACATTTCATgatgtatcccttttcaatgaagatcTTGATACATTCCAGTGatgcgttgtttttcatttaattCCAATAGGAGTTCTTTTCATTCCGGTGATTAGTCTTCCGTTTTCCTGTTTTTTTCTACGAAGGGTGTGGCAGACCAAGTCTTCCATGATATATGGTCAGTTACGAATTATGTGGCTTTGACCAGATTTTTAGCAATTAATGGCCTGGTCTTCAGCATGCTGGCCCACGATTTTTTGACCACACATGCTTCTTTCAAAGGTCAATTCGGCTGTGGAGAAAAAAGGCTCTGTTCCTATTGGCTCCACGTGAACATGATTCTTCCCCTCCTcatatttgtcatttttgtcTCGTCTAAGAGAGAGTTTCTTCAATTCTTGATTCGTCATTATGTTAATGGTGTGCTTACGTTAACGTGTTACCAAGGAGGGTTAGGAGGTAAAATTGCTGAGACTGCAAACACATAGATAGATAGGGCAATTAATCACTTTAAGGTAAGAGGTGAactctttatcaaaaaaaaaaggtcagagGTGAACACATTGGCTTTATTTGTTTTCCACTTTTAGATTTTGTATTCGATTCATGTAAATTAATTGTGTGAATGTTGCTAacatgtttattttcttaagcACATAGAACAACTTATTTGATACACCGGATCCAACAATCTTACAATGATTAATTTTCTATTGATCTAGTTTGTTAATATAGTAGGATTGGAACTTGAGTTTAGGACACAATTCCCAAAATGTTAACCATTGTCATACCCTTCAATTCATATTCAGAACACACATAaaaattcttttaaatatatacaaacatcaACAGAAGCAAACATGGTGTACAACCCAAAAGAGTGATGGGTTGATATAGGCATCACGTGTCATATTTGTTCTGACAACAAGAGTTTCTATAAAATGAAGCAACTGATGATCAAAAACAATTGTTCATGAGGAATTTTTCTATGTGCCAGATCGTAGGCCCTGGCAAGATGGTTCTCAAGTTGACAtatggaaaaaaattaaaatcttgaAAAATGTGATCCATGCTCCTGAGATTAAAAGAATATGATTTCTATCTCAATGTTGAGCAAGAAAGGATTCAGGTCGGTTTTTGAGTCCGACAAGTTTATCCTCGCTAAGAGTGGGATATTTGTGGGTAATGGTTATTTATTTGATAGGCTATTTAGCTAAGTAATGATCATTGTACACAAGAACAATgagattaataaaataattaatccaAATTGCTAATCTGTTTCATGATTGCCCGATAACTTTTGGGGGAGGCAATTTTATCAGCTAATTCTATACTAAATAAAATACCTCACAAGAAACTGGATAAGACACCATATGAGATGTGGAATGTTAGGAGACCTTCCTACAAATACATGAAAGTGTGGGGTGTCTAGCCAAGGTGGATGGATCCTCCCCCTAAGAAGGTCAAAATAGGACCTAAAACTGTTAATTACTTATTCATTGGATATGCAAAGAATAGTGCTGCACTTAATTTTTGTGCCTGCAATAAGTATATATTGCAACAGTCAATCTATAATTGGTAAGGCACATACTGCGATGTACAACGGTAAGTCTCGATATATTCGTCAGACACACAATATCGTGAGACAACTGCTCTCTAGTCTCTAATGGGATTATCTCTATTGACTACGTAAAGTTAAAGAATAACGACGCGGATCCACTTACAAAAGGCTTACCAAGAGAGCAAATTGAGAAGTTATCGAGGGGAATGAGGCTAAAAGCCTAATATTTCAGAGTTACCATGATGACAACTCAATCTATTTTATTAGAGATCTCAAGATCTATGTTCAAAGGGACAACCGAATCGTGTGTTGACTCAGGAAGAGCGCTGACGAGTTAAATACTCTTGCCCTCTCCGTTCCTATGATGAAATAGTGCTACCTACAGCGAACTTAGGTTAAGCTAAGCTTTTAATGATTCTTATAACTTGAAAAAAGTTCAAGTGGGGTATGGCATAATGCTCTTTATAAGAATCACCTATGTGAGTGTGAAACAATGCCACTTCTATGAGATCAAATTAATAAAGGCTAGATTCTCTAGAGCGCTCACTGAAACCAGGACATGTTCAGGACCAAGATGAACACAACCGTGAGAACCAAGAATTGGTCGAAGAGGAATTGTGTGATTCCTATTGTCTTGGTTCACACAAAAGGCTTAACAATTTAAAACATCATGTTCACTGCTTAGCCGAGTGAATCCGATAGGCCTCACTACGGAAGGTTCAAAGCCGAAAGCTACCTATCTTGATACGGTAACTTTTCACAGTTACTCTCTCTCTATCGTTGGTGTATGTTTAACACTTTATTTTGGACAGACAATTTTCATTTATGTGAGGGATTATTGTAGATGAATggataattttcaataaaattgtttAAATCAATTTTAAATTGGTCAACTACAAAGGGTACAAGTAGACCAAGTCTTCCATGATATATGGTTAGTTACGAAAGATTTTTAGCAACTAATGGCCTGGTCTCTAGCGTGATGGCCCACGATTTGTTGGCCATATATGCTTCTTTCAAAGGTCAATTCGGTTGGGGAGAAAAAGGGCTCTCTTCCTATTGGCTTAACACTAACGCTAGCCTTTTCTCAACGTCAACATGCTTCTTCCCCTCCTCCCGCTATTTGCCATTTTTGTGTCGTCTAAGGGAGAGTTTCTTCGATTATTGGTTCGTTGTTACATTAACGGTGTGCTTACGTTAACGTGTTACCAAGGAGGCCTGAGAGGTGAAATTACTGAGATTGCAAGCACAAAGACAGGGTAATTAATCACTTGAAGGTCAAAGGTAAACATATATACTATAATAGCAAATGTCATATAACTACCACTTTGAGAACTTATGGACACATAGGTCCACTTGAAAATTTCTTTTCCACATAAGTACATCTTTTCCACATAAGTgtctcttttaaaaaattaataatttcatattctcATATTTGTCATTCTTCTTCAATAGTCATAAACATAAGAATACTTAGATCTAAGAAATTCATCTCCCCTCCATTTTCACCACTGCCACCTCTACCTCCACCACTGCCACTGTCTGCCTCCACCACCGTCACACCTCCACCACCGTCGCATctccatcatcatcttcttcgttttcttattctccatcttcttatttttattattcttttttttttcatcttcttagatctgagatgtaatatgagataTGATATCGTAATCTGAGATGTACAGAGTTTAGATATGAAATTGTATAGATCTGAAAGTGTAACATGTCTATGTTACAATTTGAAACAGTATCACACATCTATGTTAcagtttgaaacagtaacattgcgCGAATAAAATGGGCCAACTTTGGGTCTTCCTTTTTAGTGGCCGTTTTGAACGGAATCTAATTGGGCATTGTGAATCTCAGTGAGGGGTCTAACGACGGTGGTGGTGTAGCGAATCGTCGCCGAAATCGTATGGATTTGAGACTTCTTCTTGTatgttacaatttcaaacagtaacatgaactgATATATAGCAAGAGTAGTGATGTACTTGGCATTCCCATGGGTACTTATGTGTTCATGTGTTTTAGGGGTGGATTTTTCCAAAAGTCCTCTTAGGGGTACCGGCCTGGACCTTCCCCATACTATAACTACGCATCTTTTTAAGTTTAAGTCAGTTGCGGTAGGTAATATCGTGTTGCCATGTTGgtctatcatcatcatcaaagcctttatccaaAAATTTGAGGTCGagtacatgagtttatgagaatatCAACGAGAATTCACCACAAATACAAAATTGGTCACACGATTCCACACCCCACaaaggttctttttttttcccaacttGAAAGTCTTCAATTTGCTGCTAATTAGTCTCCCTCCTTATAAGTCTTAATCATCGGCCAATTGCATGGAAATTAGGttatccaaaatgatatgtgtccataattttggtatcCATAATTATCTagaatctaggtggcatgagcagaagtgtgggggaccatttaatacaaaatgattccccacacttctcctcatgccacttAAATTATGGACATCCAAATTATGAACATGTAATGCTTCCGTTAAGTTATAGCATGTTGGTTTATATAAAAAGAAAGTAATAGCGTGTTGAATACAATAATTAGTCacgtcatttttttaaaaaaaaatttatttacaccacataaTCATCATTACGTTCGAATATTGATATTCTGGATAACCAACAAACATGTTGTTTTTCCAAGAACCCTAGTGGAGAAACTGAAAGTTATCATATTTTGACCTTCTTTCAGATTCAAAGATGCTATCTGCTCATTCGTGTGTTCATTTGTTCTGATTAATTGCTTGTGAGGAGATTCATTTCCACCGTAGGATGAAGGAGTTCGTTCTGCTCGTGAGTTCTGAAAAGCATATCCACAGCCTACAAATATTTTCTCATTAAAATCAATCTTGCTTTGCAAAGTTTTTGGCAtgtaaattttatgtttttttagaGAATTGGagtttaaatttataaatttttaattcaatatgtaaatattattTAGTATCAATTTCAATAAAAGGTATATTTGTCATTTCAAATAGGGATATATatgtgaagaaaaaataaaaaaaatggtgtaaacttaCTAGATTTTGCAGTGTAAGTAAAATTTCtcttgttttgtttggtttttagCCCTATTGATGTTTGACAGTATGTGTGGTCAGTTTGCATGTGATGACTGTGCTATATATACTTGGATTATCCGTTTTCTATGTAGGGATGTATCCTGAGGTAGCTTACACTATTGTGCGATGTAGTGTAGGTAGGCTACTCCAGTCGTGGTTTAGGATCATATCCAAACAAACCCTATGTGTTTTAGCTCAGCTATGACATGGATTAACATATCTTATTTCTTACATAACTGAGATATTGTGTTAGGACTCTAATGAAGAGCTGTCTTTAAATAGAAACCCTTTATCTAGGGCAGGGGCGGCCCTGGGGTGGGGCGACACGGGCGGTCGCCCTGGGCCCCCAAATCCCCAGGgccccaaatttttttaaaaaatattgattttatattaatctaaacacaaaaaaccaattaaaaactaacaattctccacatatttcaactaaaaaactaataaaagaaaattttttgattttaaaattaataaaaaagaaaacgcAGGCCCCTTTTCTAGAGTTCGCCCGGGGCCCCTGTAaactcaggtacgccactgATCTAGGGTttcatgaaaataaaaaaggaaagacTTGGAGTTTACGGCTCCTAGGGTTTTGAGGTCGAAGTATATATAGTTCGTTCAAAACATGTTGTGGAGATATCGAAGCTTGAGCACAAAATAGATATGAGTTCCTTTGGTGTTTCGAAGTTATTTTTTGGAATATGATATCGAGTTGAAGAAGGTACAAGcataagcgtaacatggcagattgaagatagggtggaatcaaaagatgcactCTTCTCAtaatggatgattgtaggatgataggggtgatggtgcttacgacaattaaccaaaatcaaattttcaaaatgataagaataaaagaaaatacaattttcttcatgcattcatccATTcaaggatattttcttgcataaattcaaacaaacatttctggccaagccgggaatggccttgtgatcccgtgccctttatttttctgcaccaacatttggccaagccgggaatggccttgtgatcccgtgccctttatttttctgcaccaacatttggccaagccgggaatgtccttgtgatcccgtgccctttatttttctgcacaaacatttggccaagccgggaatggccttgtgatcccgtgccctttatttttctgcacaaacatttggccaagccgggaatggccttgtgatcccgtgccctttatttttctgcaccaacatttggccaagccgggaatggccttgtgatcccgtgccctttattttcttgcacaaacagttggccaagccgggaatggccacagtgatcccgcgcatttcagttcccgtacgaaactcggttgactacacctttgtttgtcttttatttcataaaagacatacaaaggggggcagctgtagtacccgattttcgtccggccaaacaaaacaaaaaaaaaagagagaagaaaagagaagaataataatgcagaaattcaaaattcaagagcccgtttcataggcccacatgcctacaaaaaattcaaaacttgtttctttgatccataagcatacaaaagtcctaaggcccacctcttggaccgtaagcccataaaaattcaaacctaaacccaaaagatctaaaccctataaaatatctaaaaaataggacaattaaataaata
Protein-coding regions in this window:
- the LOC119996972 gene encoding receptor-like protein 14, with product MVIIMLMLLGWSHGCVEQEREALLQLKPFFKNLYWPMKAEETSSNCCEWEMVECNAKTGRIAKLNVAYGATETKWWYLNVSYFFPFEQLTSLDLSNNHIAGCVKNQGFEMLSLRLRKLEKLDLEYNHFNDNIIFSLSELFNLSSLEELFLDESRLHKDFLQTHVGSSTSLKVLRLSSCGLKGTLPNRGWCDLKNLEELDLDDNELEGTLPPCLANLSSIRVLDLSHNQFTGNLASTPIPNLKFIESLSLRYNHFQVTLKPFANHSSLKKVLADGNELIEESTSYSWTPKFQPEVLSLSNFIPNNSNANFPNFLYHQFNLRYLGLYSSKFGGAFPSWLFENNTRLEKIYLVDNSFFGPFQLPSHPNLNMSMIDISHNKLVGHIPSNISFIFPNLWSLDLSENSFQGTIPPSLGEIISLNTLYLSNNQLSGEIKEHFANTPLWLIKLSNNKFSGLVPTMFNPISLEVLLLDGNNFVGEIPDISSLKYLKTLDISHNSLSGKLSRSMSNMSSLSEIGMSDNLFEGSIPQEICKLYNLEFLDLSRNNLSGPIPHCFSELRNLNHVLLRRNKLRGPMTKSFLNMTDLVTLDFGGNNFSGTIPNWIGNLSSLGILILQGNQFHGDIASQLCNLSRLNILDLSSNSLSGRLPPCLSHFSFTMGFHLSYPFEIGGWDNFNIMRSALEGMVEFTSKRNSLNYTGFILDHMYGIDLSCNQFFGEIPPEFGNLSNLRALNLSHNSLSGSIPASFSKLKQLESFDLSYNDLNGRIPPQLTEVNTLAVFSVAHNNLSGPVPDFKAQFGTFNDSCYEGNPLLCGPPLNNTCGETPFAPLPIYPSKEESVDDGFMDMAFFWVTFVVTYTIALFGVTIVLYINSYWRHAWFYHIELCFNTFYYFLVDKFQ